A stretch of DNA from Oryza brachyantha chromosome 9, ObraRS2, whole genome shotgun sequence:
tcccaaaataaacgaatttctgtgtttttatagaatttttaacttttcgtattatttgaaaacattttatgattaatatttctattgttactacatgataaaatattgataaaatataaatagtactttacacacgactaatttttttttaattttttaatattttttttaaataaaacgaatgatcaaacgctcgacataaaaaacccagaaattatctttttttttttgaacggaGTAGTAAGCAGCATGCACGATTATTCTCTCGATCCATTACAGGAATACGGCCGAATTAAGCACCAGTGGTGGGTGCCCCATTCCTGTAGGCTGTCACAAGTCATCCATCACACAACTGCCACTGAACcctgctactccctccgttccaaaataaatcaattttcactttttatctttaatttttaactcttcgtcttattaaaaaaaatttgtgattgatatttttgtttttattagataataaataatgaatagtattttacgtgtgactaattttttttaatttcttaaaaaaattcaaataagacagatggtcaaacgttggacacgaaaaccggaaaattcgtttttttaagtCAAGAGAGAGTACATGATTCCTACGTCCGCTAAACGGCAATTCCCCCCAGCGATGCTGCTTGTCTGAACCTCTGCAAATCTCCAAAAAGTCCAGTTCTTCTCTTCTGCCAATTTGAGCCCCCCCATCcaaccatttttttccccGGTCCCAAACCAAGCAAAGCTtccattgcattgcatgcagaTTCATGGCGTCGCCATCATTCCCGGTGTCGCCGCTCGCAGAGACAGGCTAACGGCGACACACATGCACGCAGTCacaagcagagagagagagagagatggatgtGTTTGCTCTGCAGTTCTGCATCCGTGGTTGCATGATGGTAAGGTTAGCTTACCCAACAAGATCTAATATCCAATGTTATAAAAGTATAATTAAGTAGGTTAATGTGCTAGACTTTTGACATGTGTGTTTGTGTTTACGGTTAATTATGTTCTCAGTGGAAGGACGTATCTCCGTCGATAGCAAGGTGTTCATCGGTTCACATTGACTTAATCAATTTTAAGATATGTCGGTATAGTTTTTGGAGGTGCTCGTATGGAGTTTCAGTGGGTGCATTCATGGACGAATGCATGCGCATTAtactgcaaaaaaataaacttatccAACAAGATCTAATATCCAATTGGTGTCACAAGTACACTTCAGTGCTCATTGCTTATATATGTTAGTGCCCCATTGGCTCAATCCTGGTACTTAACTGCAAAGATGGTAGTCCAAGTGTGATTAAAGTGGTTGGCACTGTGGTGCAGGCCTTGATAGACTACAACAAAGATACCATATCCATGTGCAAATAAGcaatgatgcatgcatgatgttATCCTCTACTAATTACATCTCAATGGAAGAGTTTAGCCGATTAGTTTCAATTGGATGGTCTGGATCAAGCAGAGTTAGTCAACTGGTGTGATCCGACCATCTGGACCGTCCAATTAGGAGCACAGGACTGGGAGTTAGTAGCAGTAATTAACTTGAGGTCATTTCAGGCAAGTCAACATCACAGCGAGAGTGTCAGGTTTGGAGTGCCGTTGGTCAGATGGGCTCACGGTTCAACTCATCCCTATCTAATTTTTCTCCGGCCATGACATCACTTTGATCACATCGCcgctgaaaaaaattgattttttttttgttgtgatgCGTTGATCTGAACCGAGCAAACGGGTGGAGTTCAACGGTGGCTGCGATGAACTGTAGCGTAGTGAGTCAGTCTAGTGAGATTACGTGTCCCTGCAGACGTAATCAGCAGCAAAGCATTTTGTGCCGGGATCTGCGGATCGTTGCTGGCTGCCCTGCCATGGAGGAAACAGAGGATTCGATCGATCCAAGAATCGCGCGATTGGTTGTAGCGGGAACGGGTGATCGATGAACTGACGATGCTTTGAGGATTTCTTTTTGATTTGCAGTTGCAAGAAGTGAAATTTATATCTACATGTGCTGATGTGCGTTACAACAATTACAACAATGGTGTATTGGATCGACGGAATTAATGGATACCGGCGAGgatgtcgtcgccggcgcccggcggtgatggcggaggaggtggtcggtggtggtggtggtggtcagAAGAGGTTGAGGACGTCGTGGATGGCGGCGTTGCAGAGCGGgcagcggccgcggccggcgcggagcTCGCGAGCGCAGCCGCGGCAGAAGGTGTGGCCGCAGGGGATGAAGGCCGCGCCCTTGCCGCGGGCCATGCACACGCAGCACCGCCCtcccacgccggcgccggcgacggcgacgccgcagCCCTTGTTGTTCGTCCCCtgctcctcccccgccgccgtggcgtgCTCCTCCACGACGCgcctccgctcgccgccacccgtCGCCGCCCACTGCCGCTCCGCCTGCTCCAGCAGCGCCATCAACGACACCCTCCCGCCCcgtgctcccgccgccgccgccgccgcgcgcgggcgAGCAGCAGCCGTGGCGAccgccctcgccctcgtcgacgtcgccgagcGGTGTCCCTCGACGAAGCCGGAGGACGGCTGGTGGCGgtgttcgtcgtcgtcgtggtcgtCGACGCCGCGGATGACGTCGAGCAGCGTGCGGCGCCTCCCCACAACCACCACCGGAGGAGCCGGCtggcgatggtggcggcgaccaccaccgcctccctcgccgtcgtcctccccctcgccgtcgcggagcTTGAGGAGGTCGCGGAGGTTGGACGACGCCGCCATCTGCTCGGCGAGCGTgacgcctcgccctcgccgccgcgcctccatCCCCTCACAGtccagcgcgcgcgcgcctcacTCGtacagaagcagaagcagccTACGCCTCACCAAAAGACGCCTAAAATAGTACGCATCAGCGGCGTCATCACATCGTGCGCCGGTTttactcttctttttctttttgtttagttGTGTTGTCGTCACTAACgaagctaaaaaaaaatagtttatcgGGTCACCAGACCAGAATATATtaatcttatttaatatttagtatcatcttagagcaagttcaatagtatagtcaacttctacctccaatttatctatagtcaatcaaATAGTcgattcatataatagttacctatgaagcattaatatatagtctcacatatcatatacatattGCGTTTTAGTGTCCATGCTACAGTTAGCTACCAATTAGTAGCTtactactcttctctcttcttttttatctctttaaaatatatttacagtgTATCGGCTCTTATATAACAATGGATTTTATCGGAGCGAAGAAATC
This window harbors:
- the LOC121055354 gene encoding uncharacterized protein LOC121055354, which encodes MEARRRGRGVTLAEQMAASSNLRDLLKLRDGEGEDDGEGGGGGRRHHRQPAPPVVVVGRRRTLLDVIRGVDDHDDDEHRHQPSSGFVEGHRSATSTRARAVATAAARPRAAAAAAGARGGRVSLMALLEQAERQWAATGGGERRRVVEEHATAAGEEQGTNNKGCGVAVAGAGVGGRCCVCMARGKGAAFIPCGHTFCRGCARELRAGRGRCPLCNAAIHDVLNLF